In the Anaerosporomusa subterranea genome, one interval contains:
- a CDS encoding DUF512 domain-containing protein encodes MNFLLKQGIIATVRPGSLAARLGLTAGDRLLSVNGQSPEDLIDLSFAVADSRFTLAVEKLDGTKETHQVRKGRHDDLGIEFESAVFDQVRCCANRCIFCFVDQMPAGMRQSLYVKDDDYRLSFLYGNFVTLTNLGPRDLDRIRRLHLSPLYVSVHATDGEVRASMLNNKRASQIMKQINELVSFGTELHAQIVLCPGINDGAVLEKSFRDLYALSPSVLSLAIVPVGLTRYRQDCHSLSGFTADGAAAVINQVENWQAACREETGESFVYLADEFYLAAGRTVPAYDLYADFPQLENGVGLVRCFLDEWEKTELTASYDQPLCIDVVCGVSAAKIIGPLLADWTVPNLTVRLLPVENKFFGPSITVTGLLTGSDILAALQASDKPGDGVIIPGIALRKGENIFLDDMTLEEFERQLGSPVRAAHFAADLKQCLADWR; translated from the coding sequence CTTTGCTGTTGCTGACAGCCGTTTTACATTAGCTGTTGAAAAGTTAGATGGCACCAAAGAGACGCATCAAGTGAGAAAAGGCCGTCATGACGACCTGGGCATCGAATTTGAAAGCGCTGTGTTTGACCAGGTTCGATGCTGCGCCAATCGTTGCATATTCTGTTTTGTCGACCAGATGCCAGCCGGCATGCGTCAGAGTCTGTACGTAAAAGATGATGACTATCGTCTTTCCTTTTTATATGGCAACTTTGTCACACTGACCAATTTAGGACCGCGCGATCTGGATCGGATCAGGCGGCTGCATTTATCACCTCTGTATGTGTCTGTGCACGCAACTGACGGCGAAGTTCGCGCTTCGATGCTCAACAACAAGCGCGCCAGTCAAATCATGAAGCAAATTAATGAGTTAGTCAGTTTTGGCACTGAACTGCATGCCCAGATCGTCTTGTGTCCGGGAATTAATGATGGGGCGGTGCTAGAAAAAAGCTTCCGCGATCTGTATGCCCTCTCGCCGAGTGTGCTGTCCCTGGCCATTGTTCCGGTCGGTCTGACCCGCTATCGCCAGGACTGTCACTCACTGTCCGGCTTTACCGCCGACGGCGCCGCCGCAGTCATCAATCAGGTAGAGAATTGGCAAGCAGCCTGTCGTGAAGAAACAGGCGAGAGTTTCGTCTACTTGGCTGATGAATTTTATCTGGCAGCTGGACGAACAGTGCCTGCCTATGATCTCTATGCTGACTTTCCCCAGCTTGAAAATGGGGTTGGCCTAGTCCGTTGCTTTCTTGATGAATGGGAGAAGACCGAACTGACAGCCAGCTATGATCAGCCGCTATGCATTGATGTCGTCTGCGGAGTCTCAGCTGCCAAAATTATCGGTCCGCTGCTCGCCGACTGGACCGTGCCGAATCTGACTGTACGGTTGCTGCCGGTTGAGAACAAATTCTTTGGCCCATCAATTACTGTAACCGGGCTGTTGACAGGGAGTGATATTTTGGCTGCACTTCAGGCCAGCGATAAACCCGGCGATGGAGTCATTATCCCCGGCATTGCCTTGCGTAAAGGAGAAAATATCTTTCTTGATGATATGACACTAGAGGAGTTTGAACGCCAGCTTGGCTCGCCAGTGCGAGCCGCTCATTTTGCCGCTGATCTAAAGCAATGTTTAGCTGACTGGCGGTAA